From Peromyscus eremicus chromosome 3, PerEre_H2_v1, whole genome shotgun sequence, one genomic window encodes:
- the LOC131905962 gene encoding N-acetyltransferase family 8 member 2-like encodes MAPYHIRQYQERDHKRVLELFSRGMEEHVPAVFRHMLTLPRTLLSLLGVLVTIVLVSGSWLLATVCSFLMLLCLWLLVWLFCREYVATCCHTDLADITKSYLNARGSFWVAVSGDQVVGIVGCLPVKAPPSGRKQLELFRLSVSSQHRGQGMAKALVRTVLQFARDQGYRDVVLQTSIVQYSALALYQAMGFQKTDEYFTSITMRLMALSVFHFTYFLPFAWEPGM; translated from the coding sequence ATGGCTCCTTATCACATCCGCCAGTACCAGGAGAGGGACCACAAAAGGGTCCTGGAATTGTTCTCCAGGGGCATGGAGGAGCATGTCCCTGCTGTCTTCCGTCATATGTTGACACTGCCTCGAACCCTCCTGTCCTTACTTGGGGTGCTCGTAACCAtagtcctggtgtctggctcctggctcctggccaCAGTGTGCAGCTTCCTCATGCTCCTTTGCCTGTGGCTCCTTGTCTGGCTTTTTTGCAGAGAGTATGTGGCTACGTGTTGTCATACAGACCTGGCTGACATCACCAAGTCCTACCTGAATGCACGTGGCTCCTTCTGGGTGGCTGTGTCTGGGGACCAGGTGGTGGGTATAGTGGGTTGTCTGCCAGTCAAGGCTCCCCCATCAGGGAGGAAGCAGCTGGAGCTCTTTCGCCTGTCTGTGTCCTCACAGCATCGAGGACAGGGGATGGCGAAAGCCCTGGTCAGAACTGTCCTCCAGTTTGCACGGGACCAGGGCTACAGGGATGTTGTCCTTCAGACTAGCATTGTGCAGTATAGCGCGTTGGCTCTCTACCAGGCCATGGGCTTCCAGAAGACAGACGAGTACTTTACCAGCATAACCATGAGGTTAAtggctctctctgtctttcatttTACTTACTTTCTCCCTTTTGCTTGGGAACCAGGGATGTGA
- the LOC131905963 gene encoding N-acetyltransferase 8-like has translation MASYHIHQYQERDHKQVLDLFSRGIEEHIPASLHHALMLPRTLLVLLGLPIALVLVYGSWLLAVMCGFLLLLLLWLLARQPLKKFVAMCLHTDLADITKSYPNELGSCFLVAETEDQVVGMVAARPVKDPSLNRKQLQLFHLSVSSQHRGRGIGKALIRTVLQFARDQGYSDVVLRTTVLMHDAMALYEGMGFQKTGKSFFNTIAKLLTVPSIHFRLPLPLAQEHEL, from the coding sequence ATGGCTTCTTATCATATCCACCAGTACCAGGAGAGGGACCATAAACAGGTCCTGGACTTGTTCTCTAGAGGCATAGAGGAGCACATCCCCGCCTCCCTCCACCATGCATTGATGCTGCCCCGAACCCTCCTGGTTTTACTTGGGTTACCCATTGCCCTGGTCCTAGTGTATGGTTCCTGGCTGCTGGCCGTTATGTGTggcttccttctgcttctattacTGTGGCTCCTTGCCAGACAGCCCTTGAAGAAGTTTGTGGCCATGTGTTTACACACAGACCTGGCTGACATCACCAAGTCCTACCCGAATGAGCTTGGTTCCTGCTTCTTGGTGGCTGAGACTGAGGACCAGGTGGTGGGCATGGTGGCTGCTCGGCCAGTCAAGGATCCCTCATTAAACAGGAAGCAGCTGCAGCTCTTTCACCTGTCTGTGTCCTCACAGCATCGAGGACGGGGAATTGGGAAAGCACTGATCAGAACTGTCCTCCAGTTTGCACGAGACCAGGGCTACAGTGACGTTGTTCTTCGTACCACTGTGCTGATGCATGATGCTATGGCCCTCTATGAGGGCATGGGTTTCCAGAAGACAGGCAAGTCCTTCTTCAACACAATAGCGAAGCTACTGACTGTCCCTTCAATTCATTTCAGGCTTCCACTCCCTTTGGCTCAGGAACATGAGCTATGA